The Candidatus Mycolicibacterium alkanivorans genome contains a region encoding:
- a CDS encoding NUDIX domain-containing protein — protein sequence MTVREDDIRRPDGSAGIYGVIDKPAYALVIAIDGDRMALVEQFRYPLGARRWEFPQGTAPGRAELEPTELAARELREETGLRAGSMVVLGRLDVAPGMSSQRGWVFLATDICEGEPDREHEERDMHCQWFDRSRVEQMIVSGEITDAQSIAAYAQLLLTERNG from the coding sequence ATGACCGTCCGTGAGGACGATATTCGCCGCCCGGACGGCTCCGCCGGCATCTACGGGGTCATCGACAAGCCGGCCTACGCGCTGGTCATCGCCATCGACGGCGACCGGATGGCTCTGGTGGAACAGTTCCGCTACCCGCTGGGTGCGCGGCGCTGGGAGTTCCCGCAGGGCACCGCCCCCGGCCGGGCCGAGCTCGAGCCCACCGAGCTTGCGGCCCGCGAGCTCAGGGAGGAGACCGGACTGCGCGCGGGGTCGATGGTGGTGCTCGGGCGCCTCGACGTGGCCCCGGGCATGAGTAGTCAGCGCGGCTGGGTGTTCCTGGCCACCGACATCTGTGAGGGCGAGCCGGATCGCGAGCACGAGGAGCGGGACATGCATTGCCAGTGGTTCGACCGGTCCAGGGTGGAGCAGATGATCGTCTCCGGCGAGATCACCGACGCCCAGTCGATCGCCGCCTACGCTCAGTTGCTGCTCACCGAACGCAACGGGTGA
- a CDS encoding MspA family porin: MKNVGRVLVALVAAVAALFAGAGTSHAGLDNQLSLVDGGGRTMTIQQWDTFLDGVFPLDRNRLTREWFHSGKAVYSVVGPGADDFAGTLELGYQVGFPWSLGVGINFSYTTPNILLDDASISPGNFNPLGSVITPNLFPGVSISADLGNGPGIQEVATFSVDVSGPNGSVAVANAHGTVTGAAGGVLLRPFARLISKAGDSVTTYGEPWNMN, encoded by the coding sequence ATGAAAAACGTGGGTCGAGTGCTGGTGGCGTTGGTCGCCGCCGTGGCGGCGTTGTTCGCCGGGGCAGGTACCTCGCATGCAGGTTTGGACAATCAGCTGAGTCTGGTCGACGGCGGTGGCCGCACCATGACGATCCAGCAGTGGGACACCTTCCTCGACGGTGTGTTCCCGCTGGACCGCAACCGGCTGACCCGCGAGTGGTTCCACTCCGGCAAGGCCGTCTACAGCGTGGTCGGCCCGGGTGCCGACGACTTCGCGGGGACCTTGGAGCTGGGCTACCAGGTCGGCTTCCCGTGGTCGCTGGGTGTGGGCATCAACTTCAGCTACACCACCCCCAACATCCTGCTCGACGACGCCAGCATCTCCCCGGGCAACTTCAATCCGCTGGGCTCGGTCATCACCCCGAACCTGTTCCCGGGTGTGTCGATCAGCGCGGATCTGGGCAACGGCCCAGGTATCCAGGAGGTCGCCACCTTCTCCGTCGACGTCTCGGGCCCCAACGGCTCGGTGGCGGTGGCCAACGCCCACGGCACCGTCACCGGTGCGGCCGGCGGTGTGCTGCTGCGCCCCTTCGCCCGGCTGATCTCCAAGGCCGGTGACTCCGTCACCACCTACGGCGAACCCTGGAACATGAACTGA
- a CDS encoding PucR family transcriptional regulator, translating into MRGTGVGLGQLVLALDATLVRLVEAPRGLDLPVRSAALIDSDDVRLGLSVSAGSADVFFLLGVGEADATRWIDRQTAAHGAPAAIFVKEPSDAVVARAGAVGTAVVAVDPKARWERLYRLVNHVFENRRADPLSESGTDLFALAQSVADRTHGMVSIEDAQSHVLAYSPSNDEADELRRLSILGRAGPPEHLQWIAQWGIFDILRAGSEVVRVDERPALGLRPRLAVGIHRQDTQPSYLGTIWVQQGSRPLADDAEEVLRGAAVLAARIMARQAARPSAHLLAVQQVLGLADTDDADVAALARELAVAVDGRAAVIGFDSRTAHPRLADVLALSASAFRPDAQVASNGSRVYVLLPDSGRSAPVVSWIRGTIGKLNNELALQLRAVIAAPVAGLAAAAGARREIDRVLDSAERHPVAIGQVTTLAEARTTVLLDEIVTLVGANDRLVDPRVRRLREQEPVLAQTLEAYLDSFGDVAAAAAALHVHPNTVRYRVRRIEQVMATSLGDPDVRLLLSVSLRATA; encoded by the coding sequence ATGCGCGGGACGGGCGTTGGCCTGGGGCAGCTGGTGTTGGCCCTGGATGCGACGCTGGTCCGACTCGTGGAGGCGCCGCGGGGCTTGGACCTGCCGGTGCGGTCGGCGGCGCTGATCGATTCCGACGATGTGCGGTTGGGCCTGTCGGTGAGCGCGGGGTCGGCCGACGTGTTCTTCCTGCTCGGCGTCGGCGAGGCCGATGCCACCCGCTGGATCGACCGGCAGACGGCCGCCCACGGCGCACCGGCGGCGATCTTCGTCAAGGAACCCTCTGATGCCGTGGTGGCCCGGGCCGGTGCTGTTGGCACCGCCGTCGTCGCTGTCGATCCCAAGGCCCGCTGGGAACGGCTCTACCGGCTGGTCAACCACGTTTTCGAGAACCGCCGCGCCGATCCGCTGTCGGAGTCCGGCACCGACCTGTTCGCGTTGGCTCAATCGGTCGCCGACCGCACGCACGGCATGGTCAGCATCGAGGACGCGCAGTCGCATGTGCTCGCCTATTCGCCCTCCAACGACGAGGCCGACGAACTGCGCCGGCTGTCGATTCTGGGCCGCGCCGGGCCGCCCGAGCACCTGCAGTGGATCGCGCAGTGGGGCATCTTCGACATCCTGCGGGCCGGCAGCGAGGTGGTGCGCGTCGACGAGCGGCCTGCGTTGGGTCTGCGGCCACGACTGGCCGTCGGCATCCACCGCCAGGACACTCAGCCCTCGTACCTGGGCACCATCTGGGTGCAGCAGGGTTCCCGGCCGCTGGCCGACGACGCCGAGGAGGTGCTTCGCGGCGCGGCGGTACTGGCCGCGCGCATTATGGCTCGGCAGGCCGCGCGGCCATCGGCCCATCTGCTGGCCGTCCAGCAGGTGCTGGGGCTGGCCGACACCGACGATGCGGACGTTGCCGCGCTGGCCCGCGAACTGGCCGTGGCCGTCGACGGCCGGGCCGCGGTGATCGGGTTCGACAGCCGCACCGCCCACCCCCGGCTCGCCGACGTTCTGGCGTTGAGCGCCAGCGCATTTCGGCCCGATGCCCAGGTCGCCTCGAACGGCTCACGGGTCTACGTGCTGTTACCGGACTCCGGGCGGTCAGCGCCGGTGGTGTCCTGGATCCGCGGGACGATCGGCAAGCTCAACAACGAGCTGGCCCTGCAGTTGCGGGCGGTGATCGCCGCACCGGTGGCCGGCTTGGCCGCCGCGGCGGGCGCGCGCCGGGAGATCGACCGGGTGCTCGACAGCGCCGAGCGCCATCCAGTCGCCATCGGGCAGGTGACCACGCTGGCCGAGGCACGCACCACGGTGTTGCTCGACGAGATCGTCACCCTCGTCGGGGCCAATGACCGACTCGTCGATCCGCGGGTGCGCCGGCTGCGCGAGCAGGAGCCGGTGTTGGCCCAGACCCTCGAGGCCTACCTCGACAGCTTCGGTGACGTCGCGGCGGCCGCTGCCGCCCTGCACGTCCACCCCAACACCGTGCGCTATCGGGTGCGCCGGATCGAACAGGTGATGGCCACGTCGTTAGGCGACCCGGACGTCCGGCTGCTGCTGTCGGTGAGCCTCCGAGCGACCGCCTGA
- a CDS encoding proline dehydrogenase family protein, which produces MSALFTRAARPAILAASRSERLRHTAERTPVARDVVRRFVPGETIEDALGAVTVLRDTDRLVSIDYLGEDVTDTDTAEATATAYLQLLDALGAGSDGSGAVRPLEVSLKLSALGQALPKDGDKIALDNAHTICQRAQQVGAWVTVDAEDHTTTDSTLSIVRDLRTEFDWLGTVLQAYLKRTEADCAEFAAAGARIRLCKGAYDEPAAVAYRDPAEVTESYLRCLRILMGGNGYPMVASHDPAIIAEVPGLAREFGRGADRFEYQMLYGIRDGEQRRLAAEGNHVRVYVPFGTQWYGYFVRRLAERPANLMFFLRALSHRH; this is translated from the coding sequence ATGAGTGCCCTCTTCACGCGGGCTGCCCGCCCGGCGATCCTGGCGGCCAGCCGCTCAGAGCGTCTGCGGCACACCGCCGAACGGACGCCCGTCGCCCGTGACGTGGTGCGCCGCTTCGTTCCCGGCGAGACCATCGAGGACGCGCTGGGCGCTGTCACCGTGCTGCGCGACACCGACCGGCTGGTCAGCATCGACTACCTCGGCGAGGACGTCACCGACACCGACACCGCCGAAGCCACCGCCACGGCCTACCTGCAACTGCTCGACGCACTCGGCGCCGGTTCCGACGGCAGCGGGGCGGTACGGCCGCTGGAGGTCTCGTTGAAGCTCTCGGCCTTGGGCCAGGCGCTGCCCAAGGACGGCGACAAGATCGCCCTGGACAACGCGCACACCATCTGCCAACGCGCACAGCAGGTGGGCGCCTGGGTGACCGTCGACGCCGAGGACCACACCACCACCGACTCGACGCTGTCGATCGTGCGGGATCTGCGCACCGAGTTCGACTGGCTGGGGACGGTTCTGCAGGCCTACCTCAAGCGCACCGAGGCCGACTGCGCCGAGTTCGCCGCCGCCGGCGCCCGGATCCGGCTGTGCAAGGGCGCCTACGACGAGCCCGCCGCGGTGGCCTATCGCGATCCCGCCGAGGTCACCGAGTCCTATCTGCGCTGCCTGCGAATCCTGATGGGCGGCAACGGCTATCCAATGGTCGCCTCGCACGACCCGGCGATCATCGCCGAGGTTCCCGGTCTGGCACGCGAATTCGGGCGTGGCGCAGACCGATTCGAATACCAGATGCTGTACGGCATCCGCGACGGCGAGCAGCGGCGGCTTGCCGCCGAGGGAAACCACGTCCGGGTCTACGTACCGTTCGGGACCCAGTGGTACGGCTACTTCGTGCGCCGACTTGCCGAACGCCCGGCCAACCTGATGTTCTTCCTACGAGCACTTTCGCACCGGCACTGA
- a CDS encoding acyltransferase family protein: protein MDLYRVIALVLIVVGHWVMACLTFSDGAFWRENPLVDMPWTRWLTWIFQVVPVFFVVAGYASAVSWGHRLSEESRQAWLRRRLARPVGPTAVYVVVVLLVVAVLAALGVAGAELDFGAWAVAMHLWFLGVFVLVVALTPVAVAGHRRWGLWVPAVMVVVVAALDAATLGAHVPYLGWLNYLLPWTVLYQLGIAWQDGMLRGRAAVAVAIVSAVALGLLVGLGPYPVSMIGVPGAAVNNTSPPNLALLALGCTEAGLVLAAAPAVNRALHSVRAQRLLAVANDNVMALYLWHMVPVVVVALAGYPTGLLPQPALGSSEWWLFRLEWVAILAVVASVEMMFLYWGRRLFAAPLPTVTTPIPAALTGVMLIAGTVAVAAALTEIAILGFAPGGRFPVATAGWFVVGAALIAAAPPFTSVPVRKCS from the coding sequence ATGGATCTCTACCGTGTGATCGCGCTGGTGCTCATCGTCGTGGGCCACTGGGTGATGGCCTGCCTGACGTTCAGCGACGGGGCGTTCTGGCGGGAGAACCCGCTGGTCGACATGCCGTGGACGCGATGGTTGACGTGGATCTTCCAGGTGGTCCCGGTGTTCTTCGTGGTGGCTGGGTACGCCAGTGCGGTCTCGTGGGGACATCGGTTGTCCGAGGAGTCCCGACAGGCATGGCTGCGCCGCCGCCTGGCCCGCCCCGTCGGACCGACGGCGGTGTATGTCGTGGTCGTCCTTCTGGTCGTGGCGGTGCTCGCGGCCTTGGGGGTTGCGGGTGCGGAGTTGGACTTCGGCGCGTGGGCGGTGGCCATGCACCTGTGGTTCCTGGGCGTCTTCGTGTTGGTGGTGGCGTTGACTCCGGTCGCGGTGGCCGGGCACCGGCGCTGGGGTCTGTGGGTGCCGGCGGTGATGGTCGTGGTGGTGGCCGCGCTCGACGCGGCGACCCTGGGTGCGCACGTGCCCTATCTCGGCTGGCTGAACTATCTGCTGCCGTGGACGGTGCTCTACCAATTGGGGATCGCCTGGCAGGACGGCATGTTGCGCGGGCGCGCCGCGGTGGCCGTGGCAATCGTCTCGGCGGTCGCCCTCGGCCTGCTGGTCGGCCTGGGACCATACCCGGTGAGCATGATCGGCGTTCCCGGCGCGGCGGTCAACAACACCTCACCACCGAACCTGGCGCTGCTGGCGCTCGGCTGCACCGAGGCCGGGCTGGTGCTGGCAGCCGCGCCCGCCGTCAACCGTGCGCTGCATTCCGTTCGCGCGCAACGGCTGCTGGCGGTGGCCAACGACAACGTGATGGCGCTCTACCTGTGGCACATGGTTCCAGTGGTCGTCGTGGCGCTGGCGGGCTACCCGACGGGCCTGCTGCCGCAGCCCGCGCTCGGGTCGAGCGAGTGGTGGCTGTTCCGGCTGGAATGGGTGGCGATACTCGCCGTCGTCGCGTCGGTGGAGATGATGTTCCTGTATTGGGGGCGAAGGCTTTTCGCCGCGCCGCTGCCGACCGTGACGACCCCGATCCCCGCGGCGTTGACCGGCGTCATGTTGATCGCCGGCACGGTGGCGGTGGCCGCCGCGCTCACCGAGATCGCCATCCTCGGTTTCGCGCCCGGCGGCAGATTCCCGGTCGCGACGGCAGGGTGGTTCGTGGTGGGCGCCGCATTGATCGCGGCGGCGCCCCCATTCACCTCAGTGCCGGTGCGAAAGTGCTCGTAG
- the pruA gene encoding L-glutamate gamma-semialdehyde dehydrogenase: MDARTDVPAPANEPVHDYAPRSAERTRLTTALRDLSANPIDLPHVIAGRHAMGEGERMDVVQPHRYRARLGTLSNATAADAAAAVEAAVAAKRDWAATPFDERAAVFLRAADLLAGPWRETIVAATMLGQSKTAYQAEIDATCELVDFWRFNVAFARDILAQQPVSSPGVWNRSDYRPLDGFVYAVTPFNFTAIAANLPTAPALMGNTVVWKPSVTQTFAAYLTMQLLEAAGLPPGVINLVTGDGYAVSDVALTDRRLSGIHFTGSTATFQHLWREVGTRIADYDSYPRLVGETGGKDFVVAHTSANPDVLRTALIRGAFDYQGQKCSAASRAFVPRSVWQTMGDDFLAATEALSYGDVTDLSNYGGAVIDARSFAKNSQAIERAKSAPGVTVAVGGECDDSEGYFVRPTVLLSDDPSDEAFSTEYFGPILAVHVYPDDKFDDILGVVDAGSKYALTGAVIADDRAAVQTAAERLRFAAGNFYVNDKPTGAVVGQQPFGGSRASGTNDKAGSPMNLLRWTSARSIKETFVPPTNHTYPHMEVE, encoded by the coding sequence ATGGACGCCCGCACCGATGTTCCCGCCCCGGCCAACGAACCGGTCCACGACTACGCACCCCGCTCCGCCGAGCGCACCCGCCTGACCACCGCCCTGCGCGACCTGTCCGCAAACCCCATCGACCTGCCACACGTCATCGCCGGCCGCCATGCCATGGGCGAGGGCGAACGCATGGACGTGGTGCAGCCGCATCGCTACCGTGCGCGGCTGGGCACCTTGTCCAACGCGACGGCCGCCGATGCCGCGGCCGCGGTCGAGGCGGCCGTGGCCGCAAAACGCGACTGGGCGGCCACCCCCTTCGACGAGCGCGCCGCGGTGTTCCTGCGCGCCGCCGACCTATTGGCCGGGCCGTGGCGCGAGACGATCGTCGCCGCGACCATGCTGGGCCAGTCCAAGACCGCCTATCAGGCCGAGATCGACGCCACCTGCGAGCTTGTCGACTTCTGGCGGTTCAACGTCGCCTTCGCCCGCGACATCCTGGCCCAGCAGCCGGTCAGCTCCCCGGGTGTGTGGAACCGCAGCGACTACCGCCCGCTGGACGGCTTCGTCTACGCCGTCACCCCGTTCAACTTCACCGCCATCGCCGCCAACCTGCCCACCGCGCCCGCGCTGATGGGCAACACCGTGGTGTGGAAGCCCTCGGTCACCCAGACCTTCGCGGCCTACCTGACCATGCAGCTGCTCGAGGCGGCCGGCCTGCCGCCGGGCGTCATCAACCTGGTCACCGGCGACGGGTATGCCGTGTCCGACGTCGCGCTGACCGACCGGCGGCTCTCCGGGATCCACTTCACCGGCTCGACTGCGACCTTCCAGCATCTGTGGCGCGAGGTCGGCACCCGCATCGCCGACTACGACAGCTACCCGCGCCTGGTCGGCGAGACCGGCGGCAAGGACTTCGTCGTCGCGCACACCTCGGCCAACCCGGATGTGTTGCGCACCGCCCTGATTCGCGGCGCCTTCGACTATCAGGGCCAGAAGTGCTCGGCCGCCTCGCGGGCATTCGTCCCGCGGTCGGTGTGGCAGACGATGGGCGACGACTTCCTGGCCGCCACCGAGGCGCTGAGCTACGGCGACGTGACCGACCTGTCCAACTACGGCGGTGCGGTCATCGACGCGCGCTCGTTCGCCAAGAACTCCCAGGCCATCGAGCGGGCCAAGAGCGCGCCCGGGGTCACCGTGGCGGTCGGCGGCGAATGTGACGACAGCGAAGGCTATTTCGTCCGCCCCACCGTGTTGCTGTCCGACGACCCGAGCGACGAAGCGTTCTCCACCGAGTACTTCGGGCCGATCCTGGCCGTGCACGTCTACCCCGACGACAAGTTCGACGACATCCTCGGCGTAGTCGACGCCGGCTCGAAGTACGCGTTGACCGGTGCGGTGATCGCCGACGACCGCGCCGCGGTGCAGACCGCCGCCGAGCGGCTTCGCTTCGCCGCGGGCAACTTCTACGTCAATGACAAGCCGACCGGCGCGGTGGTGGGCCAGCAGCCGTTCGGCGGCTCGCGGGCCTCGGGCACCAACGACAAGGCCGGTTCCCCGATGAACCTGCTGCGCTGGACGTCCGCGCGTTCCATCAAGGAGACGTTCGTCCCGCCGACCAACCACACTTACCCGCACATGGAAGTGGAGTGA